From a single Notolabrus celidotus isolate fNotCel1 chromosome 7, fNotCel1.pri, whole genome shotgun sequence genomic region:
- the LOC117816668 gene encoding glycine receptor subunit beta-like isoform X2: MVSYDPRIRPNFQGIPVESKVNIFINSFGSIQETTMDYRINIFLRQRWNDPRLRLPTDFKSEALTVDPKMFQCLWKPDLFFANEKNANFHDVTQDNILLFIFRNGDVLISMRLSVTLSCPLDLTLFPMDTQLCKMQLESFGYTTSDLVFMWQSDPVQMDEIALPQFDIKQEDIQYGNCTKYYQGTGYYTCVEVIFTLRRQVGFYMMGVYAPTLLIVVLSWLSFWINPDASAARVPLGILSVLSLSSESMLLASELPKVSYVKAIDIWLITCLLFGFSSLVEYAVVQVALNSPKLIEEEKAKMATKEKELQEKEGKKAPNNKTNNTVNGTGGTPIHVNTLQVVETRCKKVCTSKSDLRSNDFSIVGSLPRDFELSNFDCYGKPVEVSGALKSQNKANKKPPPPKPVIPAAAKRIDLYARALFPFSFLFFNVVYWSVYL; this comes from the exons GGATTCCTGTGGAGTCAAAAGTGAATATCTTCATTAACAGCTTTGGCTCTATCCAGGAGACAACCATG gactaCAGGATCAACATCTTCCTGCGTCAGCGCTGGAACGACCCTCGTCTTCGTCTGCCCACAGACTTTAAGAGTGAAGCTCTGACTGTGGATCCAAAAATGTTCCAGTGTTTGTGGAAACCAGACCTTTTCTTCGCCAACGAGAAGAACGCCAACTTTCACGATGTGACGCAGGACAACATCCTGCTCTTCATCTTCAGGAATGGAGATGTGCTAATCAGCATGAG GTTGTCAGTGACACTCTCTTGTCCGTTGGATCTCACTCTCTTCCCGATGGACacacagctgtgtaagatgcagCTGGAGAGCT TTGGTTATACGACCAGTGACCTGGTCTTCATGTGGCAGTCCGATCCGGTCCAGATGGATGAAATCGCTCTGCCTCAGTTTGACATCAAACAAGAAGACATCCAGTACGGAAACTGCACCAAATACTACCAGGGGACAG GTTATTACACCTGTGTGGAAGTGATCTTCACTCTACGTCGGCAGGTGGGCTTCTACATGATGGGAGTGTACGCTCCCACTCTGCTCATCGTCGTCCTGTCCTGGTTATCCTTCTGGATCAACCCTGATGCCTCCGCCGCTCGAGTCCCGCTTG GTATCCTGTCCGTTCTGTCTCTGTCCAGTGAGAGCATGTTGTTAGCCTCAGAGCTTCCTAAAGTTTCCTACGTGAAGGCCATTGATATCTGGCTTATCACCTGTTTACTCTTTGGGTTCTCATCTCTAGTGGAATATGCAGTGGTGCAG gtggcTCTAAACAGTCCCAAACTTATAGAAGAGGAGAAAGCTAAAATGGCGACGAAGGAGAAAGAGTTGcaggagaaagaaggaaagaaagctcCCAATAACAAAACTAACAACACAGTGAATGGGACAGGAGGAACACCTATACATGTCAACACTCTGCAG gTGGTCGAGACTCGCTGTAAGAAGGTGTGCACCTCTAAGTCGGATCTTCGCTCCAATGATTTCAGCATCGTGGGTTCTCTACCTCGGGACTTTGAGCTGTCAAACTTCGACTGTTACGGTAAACCTGTGGAGGTTTCAGGAGCACTCAAGTCCCAAAACAAGGCCAACAAGAAGCCCCCTCCCCCTAAACCTGTAATACCTGCTGCTGCTAAACGCATCGATCTGTACGCGCGGGCccttttccctttctccttccttttcttcaaTGTGGTCTACTGGTCCGTCTACCTGTGA